TAACATGGAAGAGGCGATAAAGGGGCAGGATGTTGTAATTGCCCTTTCAAAACCAGGGCCCGACACGATCAAGAAAGAGTGGATATCGAAAATGGCCGATAACGGAATAGTCTTTGTCTGTGCAAACCCAATACCTGAAATATGGCCATGGGAGGCAAAAGAGGCCGGAGCGAGGATAGTTGCCACCGGCAGGAGTGATTTTCCTAATCAGGTTAACAATTCTGTTGGGTTTCCTGCGATTTTCAGGGGAACACTTGATGTAATGGCAAGAACGATTACAGACGAAATGTGTATTGCAGCAGCCTATGAACTTGCAAAATGTGCAGAAGATAAAGGTCTCCGTGAGGATCATTTACTCCCAACCATGGATGAATGGGAAGTATTCCCAAGAGAGGCAGTGGCTGTTGCAAAGAAAGCGATGGAACAGGGCGTTGCCCGTTTAAAATTTACTGAAAAAGAACTTTTCCAGATGGCCGAAACAAAAATAAACAGGGCAAGGGAAGAGGTAGGTCTTTTAATGGAAAAAGGGATTATAGCCCCTTACAAGGAGTAAAATATGAGAGAGATACATGTTGATGATATTGTAGCAGCCATAGAGGGTTTATTTATTGATGCGAATATAAATCTTTCCGATAGTGTTTTTGAGGCGCTCAATAGCGCAATAGGAAAGGAAGAATCTCCTGTCGGCAAAGAGGTTTTAAGGGAATTGATTAAAAATGCCAACATTGCGAAAGAGGAGCACATGCCAATCTGTCAGGATACAGGCCTTGCTGTGACCTTTTTAGAAATAGGACAGGATGTCCATATCCATGGCGGCTCGCTTGCTGACGCTGTCAATGAGGGGGTAAGAAGGGCATATAAAAATGGGTACTTAAGAAAGTCCTGTTGCGATCCATTTTTAAGAAAAAATACAGGTGACAACACCCCAGCTATCATCCATACAAGTATTGTACCCGGTGACCGGATAAAAATTGTTGCCTTACCCAAGGGTGGAGGAAGCGAAAACTATGGAGAGGTAAGGATGCTTGTACCTTCACAGGGCAGGGAAGGGGTTAAATCATTTGTCCTGGAGATGGTAAAGAAAGGCGGGCCAAATCCGTGTCCACCAATTATTGTAGGTGTTGGTATAGGGGGTAACTTTGAAACTTCTGCCCTTCTTTCAAAAGAAGCCCTTATGGTCCCTATAGGCAGGCGAAACGAAAACCCCTCTATAGCAGAACTTGAGCTGGAAATATTAAATGATATCAATAGAACAGGTGTGGGACCTCAGGGTTATGGTGGAACAGTGACAGCACTGGATGTGCATGTAAAGATGATGCCGTGTCATATAGCCTCACTTCCTGTTGCTGTGAACATTCAGTGCCATGCCCATAGGATTAAAGAAGTAACGATATAGCGTAGAGCCTGGAGCGTAGAGTAGAGGATTTACTAAACATTAAAAAAGGGGTGAATGATGGAAATAAGGCGTATTACAACACCTTTAGAAAATGGTGTGGTAGAAGCATTGAAGGCAGGTGAAAAGGTACTCATAAGTGGCTACATATATACAGCACGGGATGCTGCACATAAAAGGTTTATTGATGCACTCAGTAAAGGAGAAGCACTCCCC
This Pseudomonadota bacterium DNA region includes the following protein-coding sequences:
- a CDS encoding malate dehydrogenase, giving the protein GINLEDIANPKCFYILEKLRAEAPIPVWHDDQQGTAAVTLAGLINALKIVKKKIQDVKITMIGIGAANVCITKMIIKAGADPKKFIVVDSKGILNRKRDDIKPTHKEKLQFCQITNAENRDGNMEEAIKGQDVVIALSKPGPDTIKKEWISKMADNGIVFVCANPIPEIWPWEAKEAGARIVATGRSDFPNQVNNSVGFPAIFRGTLDVMARTITDEMCIAAAYELAKCAEDKGLREDHLLPTMDEWEVFPREAVAVAKKAMEQGVARLKFTEKELFQMAETKINRAREEVGLLMEKGIIAPYKE
- a CDS encoding fumarate hydratase — its product is MREIHVDDIVAAIEGLFIDANINLSDSVFEALNSAIGKEESPVGKEVLRELIKNANIAKEEHMPICQDTGLAVTFLEIGQDVHIHGGSLADAVNEGVRRAYKNGYLRKSCCDPFLRKNTGDNTPAIIHTSIVPGDRIKIVALPKGGGSENYGEVRMLVPSQGREGVKSFVLEMVKKGGPNPCPPIIVGVGIGGNFETSALLSKEALMVPIGRRNENPSIAELELEILNDINRTGVGPQGYGGTVTALDVHVKMMPCHIASLPVAVNIQCHAHRIKEVTI
- a CDS encoding fumarate hydratase C-terminal domain-containing protein, with amino-acid sequence MEIRRITTPLENGVVEALKAGEKVLISGYIYTARDAAHKRFIDALSKGEALPFDIKNQVIYYCGPSPASPGRVIGACGPTTSSRMDLYAPKLLSLGLKGMIG